The Metabacillus schmidteae nucleotide sequence AACCAAATACAGAAGGGATGGCGATCACGACAGAATTTAATAAACAGACTCCGACCGCTACTCTTATGCTTACTCCTAAATTAGAAAGCAACGGCACCAATAATATTGGACCTCCAGCCCCCGTTAACGAGCAGATAGCAGCCGAGATTAAACCGATAATAATGGTTGAAGTCTTACTTTCCAGTAGTTTGGAGGGTTTGTGAGCTTTAGCTGAAACGTTACGATTGCTCTTTTTACTTTTTAATAACAGTAAAACACCCGATATAAGAACGAAAAGATACAACAGGAGTTTGGCTGTATGATCAGGAATTAAACTATTAAGCTTTACTCCTATCAAAGCCCCGGGGATACTTCCAATACAAAGAAACGTAGCTAGCTTTACATCCATGTTCCCCGATTTCCAATAATAATAAGCGCCAATTAAGCCAGCCACAGCAAATGAAAAAAAACTTAACGCAAGTGAATCCCTTAATGGCATATCTAAAAAACCTACAAAGATCAAAGGAAGAAGGAATCCCCCAATACTGGAGATTCCTAGTAGTACTCCTACAAAAAAATTAGCAATCAAAATCATTACAAATAAATATGTCAGCATGTTAACCCTCACTTCTTTTCATTATTGCTTTTACCATTTTAGGAGGTTTAAGCTGCCTAAATTCCAGCTCTGAGTGACATGCTTTCCATAGCCAATTTACTTTCAAACATAATTTTTTCTTCATCCAGTGTAAGTACTTCCCGATTTTTCATAATGACTTGTCCATTTACAATCACATCGGATACATCTGTACTATTTACTGATTCTACCAAACTATTGACCAAATTATGTGTTGGTAGAATATGTGGCTGATCAATATTTATACCGATTAAATCTGCCTTTTTACCTGCTTCTATCGTACCAAAATTATCACCCTGCAACATGGACTTTGCGCCCCCTAATGTAGCTAGTTCTAATAATTTCTTTGCAGGCATGACCTTTGGATCGAAAATCGGTGTTCCCCAAAAAGCCCTCATTAACGATTTAAATGTTTTTATTTCATCAAACACACTTAATCCGGAGTGTGCAGCGCCATCTGTCCCAATCCCGACACTAATCCCTTTTTGTAATAAGCTTGGGGTTTTTGGGATTCCCTTCCCCGCATTGCTTATTGGACAGTGAGCAACTTTTACATCGTAATGTTTAAGGATGTCAACTTCATTTTCGGAAAGAAGGATACTATGTGCACTCAGGAAATTCAAATCCAGAACACCTAATGATTCGAGAAATTCAAAAGGTCTCTTCTGGAAATTCTCCAAACAAAAGCTAATTTCATTTGGATATTCATTCATATGTGCTTGAACACCCGTATTTAGTTCTTTTGCTTTTTCAAATACTTTTGTAATCAAGCTTGGGGTACATGAAATGATCGAACGAAGAGAAAACCAAACGTTTAGTCTTCCATCTCCTAAACCATGAAACTCATTAAATAACTGAGTGTTCCTTTTTAGTAACTCCTCTTCTGTTGATTTCATGTTTTCGGGAATTTGGTTTCCTGCATTCATCGTTGAGCAGGTAATCGTGCCTCTTAGTCCGGATTGTATCGCCGTTTCCGCAACTTTATGCATAAAAGTACCACCCGCATCTACAAAGGCAGTTGTTCCGCTCTTAATCATATCTAAGCAGCTTAGTTGTGCACTTATATGCACATCCTCTTCTCTTAGGTTGCTTTCAAACGGAACCATAATGCGAGTCCAAATCATTGGATATTCGTCAGCAATTCTCCCTCTTAATAGTTGCTGGCATGTATGCATATGCGCATCTACAAAACCAGGCATGAATAGCTTTCCTTTACCATCGATAGATGACATTGATTGATAGGTTTTACCAATAACAGAAGCATCATCCACGGCTAAAATTGTACTGTCTTTAATGACAATCGACTGTTTATGTTTTATTTCAAAATCAGCTGTTAAGATGGAACAGTCTTTAATCATTAAATCAATTTCGGTTAATTTTTTCATATGATCCAACCTCTAGTTTTTTTATAGAATTCTCTCTATTAAATTGCATTTGTAAGTTTTAGGACGAGCTGTGAAATGACTAAAGAACCAACGTACGTACTTGTTATCACAACCAGAGCGATAACAATCATTTTCCAGCCTTGTTTTCTAAATAAGTGAAAACTTGCCCCAATAGAAATCCCAGCTAATGCACCTACAATCGTAAGAGGAGCTTTAAATTCAATTACACTTGTTGATTCTGTGACTAGATCACCTATCGGAGAGATAGGCGAAGCGAATAATAAACCTAATAATGAACATAAAAGAATAACTGGCACTTTCAATGGAATGACCTTTGATAATAATACCGCGATGAGAGCAATGCCACATAAAATCAGAACTCCAGTTAAAGAATCAAAGACGGATACATCGTACCCTATTAGATTAGAAGTGATAATGGCAATGGCAACAAAAACTAATACAGCAACCCATTCCTTCATCTTCATCCTATTTCCCTCTCTTCGTTGTTCGACATGTCTGTTTTGGATTTTCTACTTCTACCTATTTTGGGTTCTAAAACGCTATAAAGCTTGTTTGCAAGAGGCAATGCAATGAATAACGCAGCGTAGATACCGGTTAATCCTGTCAGCATATCACTTGCCCCACCAAGCATTAAGATTTCTTCAGCGAATGAAGGATACATATGAGCCAAGCTGGCAGTAGCAGAAGCCATCATGATTCCTGAACCCACACCTGATGCCATTCCTAACGCATATGGATGAAATAACCCTGTTGATGCGACTAAAGTAGCTAAAAAACCCATGTAGATGGTTCCAATTAACCCGCCAATGATATAGACAGATAACGTTCCTCTCATTTCAGGTGACGATGGACCATATAGATTGCTTATTAAGGCTAGATTCGTTTCCCTATCAATGGAGTGTGCTGCACCTACAGCTTCCCTTTTCAACCCAAGAAAAAGTGCTAATGGCAAAGCAATAAACACGGTAGCAATATTTCCCAGTTCCTGAAGTAATAAAGCCGGTCCAACCTCAAGAAGTTTCGGGATATTGCCTCCCCCTAGAATTCCAAGCTTCACAATAAAAGGAGCAATGGCCACTAAAACTAAAGGAGATGCTGCTTTTACCTCTTCCTTTTTAAAAAATCCTATTAGGTCGGGGCCTAAAATCAAACCAATAATGATCCCATAAAAAATAGGGAATATGTACACCATACCAGGACCAAGCGGAATTGCGAATGAACCAATCGAATCTGCAATTAACAGAATTAGAAAAGCTACAATATATATCTTGTATTCTTTCTTAAACCTTTTTGAAAGTGAACTATACCCTTCCATAAAACCCCTCCATCAAATAAATAATGATTGCTTTAAACTATTAAAATTTTATATTAGAATACTACCACTAACTTATCTGATAAGTAAACAACTTTTGACCATTTATTTAAATTTATTCTTTATATCACCATTTATCGTTCTTAAAACACTTAAAAACTTAACGATATTTACTATTTTTATATTAATGTTCATCTTTTTATTATGAGATCCTTACAAGAATATGTAAACCTGTAGATTCCATTCGGTCTTTTTTACCAATTCCAAAAACTTTTTAATGAGAAATTGGAGCCTACCTAATCTGTTTTTAAAGCACCAAGATATAAAACTATAACGAAAAAAAAGCCTTTCCCTTTTGGAAAGACTTAAATTTATTGCTGTTAAATTTTAATACAACGGCGCTCTGTCATCATTTTTATTTCTAAATAGAGCTGAGAAAAACCGGTGTTTGGATTACTAAAATATAATAAAATGTAGTTTATCAATTATTTCACATAAGTTTTTACTCTCTTATTGTTAGTTAATCCACTGTGCAACATCTTCCATAGCTCGTCGCGTTTTCGGACGTACCGGATCTTCTTTGCGATAGCCGAATGCAACCATAGCAGATACGGCAAGCTTGCCATCTTCAAGAAGTCCTTCCTTCGCCAAAATCTCATTAACTTTGTCATAACTAAAGCCTTCAATTGGACAAGAGTCAATACCGATTTGCGCCGCAGCTGTCATCATATTGCCTAGTGCAATATATGTTTGCTTGCTCGCCCAATCAAACAATGCCCTGTCGTTTTCAAAAAGATGCTGATCTTCCTCTTGAAAGCTTCTATATCTAGGCTTTAGGGTCTCTAGTAAATCATTAGGCATCTGCTTTACATGCTTTTGCAGCTGCTGCACATACTCAGAATCATATCTTACATCTGTACGTGCAAGAATAACTACAAAATGACTTGCAGTCGGCAACTGTCCTTGGGCACCCCATGAAACCTCTCTTAGCTTTTCACGAAACTCCTTATTTTGCACAACAAGAAATTTCCACGGTTCGTATCCAACCGAACTTGGAGACAGACGGCCTGTTTCTAGAATGAATGTAAAATCTTCATCGGAAATTTTCTTCGTTGGGTCAAATACCTTAGTTGCATGGCGAAAATTAAATGCAGCAAGGATATTTTGTTTTTTTGCGTCATGATTGCTCATGATGAAATCATCCTCTTCTTAATAGATTACAAAACATGGTTTGTTCAAGACATATTGTATATAATTTAGCTTACTTTTATCAAAGAATTAGCTCTACCTTTTAAGCTATTCCCTCTCCCTCTATAAAAGTTACTTCGCTTCTTTTTCACCCGTCTCGAACCTTCCCCTTGCTTCACAATTCATACTTCTTCATTTTAAGATACAGCGTATTTCGACTAATCTTCAACATCCTCGCAGCCTTGCTTATATTCCATCCAGAAGATGTTAGTGCTTGGGTGATGGCTTCTTTTTCCGTCTGTCCGAGTGAAGAAGGTTTATTTTCTATAATGGCTATTTGCCGAGTTTGCTGTTCATACACATCTTCAAAGTGTAAATCATCTGCTTTAATCTCGTTTCCTACGGCCAAAAAGGAGGCTTGAGTGAGAACACTTATAAGTTCTCTGATGTTTCCCGGCCAATGATAGGCAAGGATTTTTTCCTTTGCTTCATCCGATAACGAGACTGATGAATAGTCTAATGTATGGATGAAATGCTCTGCTAATTCAAGGATGTCGGTTCTCTCTCTCAGTGGCGGAAGGGTAATGAAAATTCCTTTAAGCCGGTAGTACAAGTCCTCTCGAAAGCGTCCTGCTTTCATTTCTTCTCGTAAGTTTTTGTTTGTAGCCGCGATAACCCTTGTGTTAATCGGGATGACTTTTACACCGCCGACTCGTGTAACAATACTTTCTTGTAAGACACGGAGTAAAGCTGCTTGGGCCTTTAAGGACATATCGCCAATTTCGTCGAGAAAGATGGTTCCGCCATTTGCTGCTTCAAATTTGCCTGGAGATCCTTTGATGTTTGCCCCTGTAAATGCCCCTTTTTCGTAGCCAAATAATTCACTTTCGATAAGATTTTCCGGAATCGCGCTACAGTTTACAGCGACAAATGGTTTCCCGAATCGTGTTCCATGGCTATGTAATGATTGTGCAATAAGTTCCTTTCCTGTTCCACTTTTCCCGTAAATAATAACAGGGTAATCAAAAACAGCTGCCTTTGTTATCATATTTCGGACCTTTTCTATTTTGGGACAAGAGCCAATGATATCTGAGGTGCTATATAGTTTTTTTGCCACCTCGTCCATTTTGTTTGCTTTGTTTAAAGAAACAACTGAGCTGTAAACTTTATGTAATTGATCTGAGATGACCTCAACAGAGTACCCTTTTGCGACATGAAACTCATCCCCGATACAATCTTCTCCTAAGATTAAGCGGGCTTTTTGATTGGCACGAATAATCGTATTTTCACGGTCAAGGGTAAGAAGCGGAACGGTTGATAAGTTTGATGTTGCCTCAAGTTCTTTTATTGCTAACACATTTTCTTGCTTAGTCTGGTCAAGAAGTAGCCGGGTCTGTATACTTTCGGCGATCATCATGGTTAAGGAAATTGTAAAAGGGTGATACCTCTCTTTTTTTGCACTAATATTAATCGCACCAATTAACTCGCCAGTTGGAGAATAAATGGGACTAGCTGCACAGGTAAGAAAGTGATTTTTTACGTAGAAATGGTGCTCAGCGTGCGTAATGATTGGTTTCTTTTCGTAGATGGCGAGTCCCATCGCATTGGTGCCTTTTCTTTTTTCAGACCAATTGGAACCAACTGGCAAATAATCGATCGTCTCATTACGATCCAAATGACCTACTTTGTAAATAATGGTTCCATTTCGATCAACAATCACCGTGACGAGTCCTTGTGAGTGAATGGCAGGATAAAGGGTTTCTAAAATGAATGTTGCGTGCCGAATCATCGACTGATTTTCAGTTAATACCTCCTCTAAATCACTACCAGTTAAAATTGAGTCATCCATAGGGTCGAAGGGTGAAAGTCCATAGGTTTGACAACGCTTCCAAGAACGGTCGATTATATCAACCCGCTCGACAAGGTTTCCCTGTAGCATTTGCTTGTCCCCCTTTAAATAGAAAGGTTTACTCTAATTCTATTATACTACTTGGTAAAATATTTCCAAGTTCAAATGAACAACTGTCCTAAAATAGGACAGTTATTGTTCAGAAAATTAGCAGGTTTAATACCCACTCATCATAAAAAGTGGCTCTAAATAAAAGTTTGGATCTTGGCACGCTTCTTGCAATTTGTAAAGTGTACTACCTAACATTTATCTTGAGGGGGAATTGCAAATGAGTGGAAACAGAGCAGTCGCGTATATAAAACCAGGTAAGGTGGAAATACAGGATATAGGTTATCCCGATTTAGTGTTAAGAGATGGCCCTGGTGTTAATCCACTAAATGTTGGTCGCAAATGTAACCATGGTGTCATTTTAAAAGTTGTCACAACGAATATTTGTGGAAGCGATCAACATATGGTGCGCGGAAGAACGACTGCTCCAACCGGACTTATTCTTGGCCATGAAATTACAGGTGAAGTTATTGAAGTTGGAAGTGATGTTGAGTTCATTAAAAAAGGCGACCTCGTATCTGTGCCTTTTAATATTGCTTGTGGACGCTGTCGCAGCTGTAAAGAGCGTGATACTCATATATGTGAAAATGTAAATCCTGATCGTCCGGGTTCAGCCTATGGCTATGTTGATATGGGCGGATGGGTTGGAGGTCAGTCAGAATATGTTATGGTTCCATATGCTGATTTTCAGTTATTAAAATTCCCGGATAAAGACCAGGCAATGGAAAAGATTAAAGATTTAACCATGCTCTCAGATATTTTTCCAACAGGTTATCACGGTGCAGTCAGTGCTGGAGTTAAACCAGGTTCGACGGTTTATATTGCTGGAGCAGGTCCAGTTGGATTAGCAGCAGCACACTCAGCTCAATTACTCGGTGCGGCTGTTGTCATCGTCGGTGACCTGAACGCGGAGCGTCTACAACAAGCAAAAAGCTTTGGATGTGAAACAGTAAATCTTCGTGAACATCCGGATCTTGGTGAGCAAATTGAACAAATTTTAGGGGTTCCTGAAGTCGACTGTGCCGTTGACTGCGTGGGATTTGAAGCATCAGGACATGGAGCAAATGCAGGAGAAGCGCCGGCAACCGTACTTAA carries:
- the fdhA gene encoding formaldehyde dehydrogenase, glutathione-independent — translated: MSGNRAVAYIKPGKVEIQDIGYPDLVLRDGPGVNPLNVGRKCNHGVILKVVTTNICGSDQHMVRGRTTAPTGLILGHEITGEVIEVGSDVEFIKKGDLVSVPFNIACGRCRSCKERDTHICENVNPDRPGSAYGYVDMGGWVGGQSEYVMVPYADFQLLKFPDKDQAMEKIKDLTMLSDIFPTGYHGAVSAGVKPGSTVYIAGAGPVGLAAAHSAQLLGAAVVIVGDLNAERLQQAKSFGCETVNLREHPDLGEQIEQILGVPEVDCAVDCVGFEASGHGANAGEAPATVLNSIMTVTRAGGRLGIPGLYVTGDPGGIDEDAQIGTLKVRLGLGWAKAHTFVTGQTPVMKYHRDLMAAILSGRAQIAKAVNATVITLDDAPKGYQEFDQGAARKFVIDPHGLVK
- a CDS encoding sigma-54-dependent Fis family transcriptional regulator gives rise to the protein MLQGNLVERVDIIDRSWKRCQTYGLSPFDPMDDSILTGSDLEEVLTENQSMIRHATFILETLYPAIHSQGLVTVIVDRNGTIIYKVGHLDRNETIDYLPVGSNWSEKRKGTNAMGLAIYEKKPIITHAEHHFYVKNHFLTCAASPIYSPTGELIGAINISAKKERYHPFTISLTMMIAESIQTRLLLDQTKQENVLAIKELEATSNLSTVPLLTLDRENTIIRANQKARLILGEDCIGDEFHVAKGYSVEVISDQLHKVYSSVVSLNKANKMDEVAKKLYSTSDIIGSCPKIEKVRNMITKAAVFDYPVIIYGKSGTGKELIAQSLHSHGTRFGKPFVAVNCSAIPENLIESELFGYEKGAFTGANIKGSPGKFEAANGGTIFLDEIGDMSLKAQAALLRVLQESIVTRVGGVKVIPINTRVIAATNKNLREEMKAGRFREDLYYRLKGIFITLPPLRERTDILELAEHFIHTLDYSSVSLSDEAKEKILAYHWPGNIRELISVLTQASFLAVGNEIKADDLHFEDVYEQQTRQIAIIENKPSSLGQTEKEAITQALTSSGWNISKAARMLKISRNTLYLKMKKYEL
- a CDS encoding NAD(P)H-dependent oxidoreductase yields the protein MSNHDAKKQNILAAFNFRHATKVFDPTKKISDEDFTFILETGRLSPSSVGYEPWKFLVVQNKEFREKLREVSWGAQGQLPTASHFVVILARTDVRYDSEYVQQLQKHVKQMPNDLLETLKPRYRSFQEEDQHLFENDRALFDWASKQTYIALGNMMTAAAQIGIDSCPIEGFSYDKVNEILAKEGLLEDGKLAVSAMVAFGYRKEDPVRPKTRRAMEDVAQWIN
- a CDS encoding DUF3100 domain-containing protein; its protein translation is MEGYSSLSKRFKKEYKIYIVAFLILLIADSIGSFAIPLGPGMVYIFPIFYGIIIGLILGPDLIGFFKKEEVKAASPLVLVAIAPFIVKLGILGGGNIPKLLEVGPALLLQELGNIATVFIALPLALFLGLKREAVGAAHSIDRETNLALISNLYGPSSPEMRGTLSVYIIGGLIGTIYMGFLATLVASTGLFHPYALGMASGVGSGIMMASATASLAHMYPSFAEEILMLGGASDMLTGLTGIYAALFIALPLANKLYSVLEPKIGRSRKSKTDMSNNEEREIG
- a CDS encoding sulfite exporter TauE/SafE family protein yields the protein MLTYLFVMILIANFFVGVLLGISSIGGFLLPLIFVGFLDMPLRDSLALSFFSFAVAGLIGAYYYWKSGNMDVKLATFLCIGSIPGALIGVKLNSLIPDHTAKLLLYLFVLISGVLLLLKSKKSNRNVSAKAHKPSKLLESKTSTIIIGLISAAICSLTGAGGPILLVPLLSNLGVSIRVAVGVCLLNSVVIAIPSVFGYFQYSDMENFSLLLVASIIGQIIGTITGSIFSNKVKLNHLSISIAALTMISSTYMIIMLFI
- a CDS encoding amidohydrolase family protein, with the protein product MKKLTEIDLMIKDCSILTADFEIKHKQSIVIKDSTILAVDDASVIGKTYQSMSSIDGKGKLFMPGFVDAHMHTCQQLLRGRIADEYPMIWTRIMVPFESNLREEDVHISAQLSCLDMIKSGTTAFVDAGGTFMHKVAETAIQSGLRGTITCSTMNAGNQIPENMKSTEEELLKRNTQLFNEFHGLGDGRLNVWFSLRSIISCTPSLITKVFEKAKELNTGVQAHMNEYPNEISFCLENFQKRPFEFLESLGVLDLNFLSAHSILLSENEVDILKHYDVKVAHCPISNAGKGIPKTPSLLQKGISVGIGTDGAAHSGLSVFDEIKTFKSLMRAFWGTPIFDPKVMPAKKLLELATLGGAKSMLQGDNFGTIEAGKKADLIGINIDQPHILPTHNLVNSLVESVNSTDVSDVIVNGQVIMKNREVLTLDEEKIMFESKLAMESMSLRAGI